In Malus sylvestris chromosome 16, drMalSylv7.2, whole genome shotgun sequence, the following are encoded in one genomic region:
- the LOC126606310 gene encoding rapid alkalinization factor-like — translation MANSSAIIFSLAFVAALIISVDAGGDHGVSWVPVRPRCEGSVAECMDDRDDEFGMDSEISRRILATSRNISYEALQRNTVPCSQRGASSNNCKPGAQNQSNPYNRGCSANARCRS, via the coding sequence ATGGCCAATTCCTCAGCGATTATCTTTTCCTTGGCCTTCGTGGCCGCTCTGATCATCTCCGTTGATGCAGGCGGCGATCATGGGGTGAGCTGGGTTCCAGTGAGACCTCGCTGCGAGGGTTCTGTAGCAGAGTGTATGGATGATCGTGATGATGAGTTTGGCATGGACTCGGAGATTAGCAGGCGCATCTTAGCCACCTCACGAAACATAAGCTATGAAGCTCTGCAGAGAAACACTGTGCCTTGCTCTCAGAGAGGTGCTTCCTCCAACAACTGCAAGCCGGGTGCTCAGAATCAGAGTAACCCCTACAACCGTGGATGCAGTGCTAATGCTCGTTGCCGGAGTTGA